In Rattus norvegicus strain BN/NHsdMcwi chromosome 1, GRCr8, whole genome shotgun sequence, a genomic segment contains:
- the Abhd17b gene encoding alpha/beta hydrolase domain-containing protein 17B — protein sequence MNNLSFSELCCLFCCPPCPGKIASKLAFLPPDPTYTLMCDESGSRWTLHLSERADWQYSSREKDAIECFMTRTSKGNRIACMFVRCSPNAKYTLLFSHGNAVDLGQMSSFYIGLGSRINCNIFSYDYSGYGASSGKPTEKNLYADVEAAWLALRTRYGIRPENVIIYGQSIGTVPSVDLAARYESAAVILHSPLTSGMRVAFPDTKKTYCFDAFPNIDKISKITSPVLIIHGTEDEVIDFSHGLALFERCQRPVEPLWVEGAGHNDVELYGQYLERLKQFVSQELVNL from the exons ATGAATAATCTTTCATTTAGTGAGCTATGTTGCCTCTTCTGCTGTCCACCTTGCCCAGGGAAAATCGCTTCAAAACTAGCATTCTTGCCACCTGATCCAACTTACACACTGATGTGTGATGAGAGTGGAAGCCGCTGgaccttacacctgtcagaacGAGCGGACTGGCAGTACTCGTCCAGAGAGAAAGATGCTATTGAGTGTTTCATGACAAGAACCAGTAAAGGCAACAGAATTGCTTGTATGTTTGTGCGGTGTTCACCAAATGCTAAATATACCTTACTGTTCTCACATGGGAATGCTGTTGATCTTGGTCAGATGAGCAGTTTTTACATAGGTCTGGGGTCCCGGATTAATTGTAATATATTCTCATATGATTACTCTGGATATGGTGCTAGTTCTGGAAAGCCAACAGAGAAGAACCTGTATGCAGACGTGGAAGCTGCCTGGCTGGCTCTTCGGACAAG ATACGGCATTCGTCCTGAAAATGTGATTATATATGGCCAGAGCATAGGGACCGTACCGTCTGTGGACCTCGCTGCTCGGTATGAGAGTGCTGCCGTTATTCTTCATTCTCCTTTGACCTCAGGAATGCGGGTTGCTTTCCCTGATACCAAGAAGACCTACTGTTTTGATGCATTCCCAAA TATTGACAAAATCTCTAAGATAACCTCTCCAGTATTAATAATTCATGGGACTGAAGATGAAGTCATTGACTTTTCCCATGGCCTCGCATTGTTTGAGCGTTGCCAAAGACCTGTGGAGCCTCTGTGGGTTGAAGGGGCAGGACACAATGATGTGGAGCTGTATGGACAATACCTTGAGAGGTTAAAACAGTTTGTGTCACAGGAACTGGTAAATTTGTAA